The following proteins come from a genomic window of Trifolium pratense cultivar HEN17-A07 linkage group LG4, ARS_RC_1.1, whole genome shotgun sequence:
- the LOC123919953 gene encoding uncharacterized protein LOC123919953, whose amino-acid sequence MENNKNNYFARRNHFFLSVSNDRDSSLSLTTDSDSVFEFEESDIYTSNHANSTEFHKSIHGSRSVKKQPSSKVKDAGAYVGGAPASMPVNIPDWSKILGDEYTNNYMKKNGMEEDEDEDEDDGWLPPHEFLARTRVASFSVHEGIGRTLKGRDLSRLRNEIWAKTGFQ is encoded by the coding sequence ATGGAGAACAATAAGAATAATTACTTTGCAAGAAGAAACCACTTCTTTCTTTCAGTTTCTAACGATAGAGACTCTTCTTTATCATTAACAACGGATTCAGATTCCGTGTTTGAATTCGAGGAATCGGACATTTACACTTCCAATCATGCTAACTCGACCGAGTTTCACAAATCCATTCATGGCTCTCGCTCGGTCAAGAAGCAGCCTTCATCAAAGGTAAAGGACGCTGGAGCTTATGTTGGAGGAGCTCCAGCGTCCATGCCAGTAAACATCCCTGATTGGTCGAAGATCCTCGGGGATGAGTACACAAATAATTACATGAAGAAAAATGGTATGGAAGAGGATGAAGACGAGGATGAGGACGATGGATGGTTACCACCGCACGAGTTTTTGGCGAGGACAAGGGTGGCTTCGTTCTCGGTACATGAGGGTATTGGAAGGACTCTTAAGGGAAGAGATCTAAGCAGACTTAGAAATGAAATTTGGGCAAAAACTGGGTTCCAATAA